Proteins from a single region of bacterium:
- a CDS encoding nitroreductase family protein — MPLVDAMTTQRAIRRLKPDPVDDALILRLVELALKAPSGSNAQNWEFVVVKDPAVKARLAKYNRGAWAIYGGLGKRLYAADEKMQGILRAVQWQADHFEEVPVVVVACLKAVIPWFPRIAVSSLYGSIFPSVQNLLLAARAANLGAALITLPLWSTFLARRALGLPWNVTPVAVVPLGWPRGRYGPTTRRPVGEVVHLDRWGNRPFMRS, encoded by the coding sequence ATGCCGCTGGTGGACGCGATGACGACCCAGCGCGCCATCCGGCGTCTCAAGCCCGATCCGGTGGACGACGCGCTGATCCTGCGGCTCGTCGAGCTGGCGCTGAAGGCGCCCTCGGGCTCGAACGCGCAGAACTGGGAATTCGTCGTCGTGAAGGACCCTGCCGTGAAGGCGCGGCTCGCGAAGTACAACCGCGGCGCCTGGGCCATCTACGGCGGCCTCGGCAAGCGGCTCTACGCCGCCGACGAGAAGATGCAGGGCATCCTGCGTGCCGTGCAGTGGCAGGCCGATCACTTCGAGGAGGTGCCGGTGGTCGTGGTCGCGTGCCTGAAGGCCGTGATCCCGTGGTTCCCGCGCATCGCCGTCTCGAGCCTCTACGGCTCGATCTTCCCGTCGGTGCAGAATCTCCTGCTCGCCGCGCGCGCGGCGAATCTCGGCGCGGCGCTCATCACGCTGCCGCTGTGGAGCACCTTCCTCGCGCGGCGCGCGCTCGGCCTGCCGTGGAACGTGACGCCCGTCGCCGTCGTGCCGCTCGGCTGGCCGCGCGGCCGCTACGGTCCGACGACGCGCCGTCCGGTCGGCGAGGTCGTGCATCTAGACCGCTGGGGAAACCGACCGTTCATGCGCTCGTGA
- a CDS encoding Crp/Fnr family transcriptional regulator codes for MPPRPARGTRLQAEAPAKTTLRALLAHNAPRLGLTPPAIEEVVRQSQITYWRAGQQLFAQGDAHDLASFLVAGAVRVMCQGHGDLPVAVQLVRPGHFFGLASLFDPPGPRLFGAIAHVDAVVAVLSQDTLLKILSTLPPGRALQLMAYSWRVLSRLLYEKCLQLTMPLQERVLHELAALAHDFGRPHPDGVLIDLPLSQADLAEMVVGSRAKVNRCLSALRAAGQVTMAGRRIVCTRRFPVRLDGRVVVGRRRGAEG; via the coding sequence ATGCCGCCCCGCCCGGCACGCGGAACTCGCCTGCAAGCCGAAGCGCCGGCCAAGACGACGCTGCGTGCGCTCCTCGCGCACAACGCCCCTCGGCTCGGCCTGACCCCGCCCGCGATCGAAGAGGTCGTCCGCCAGTCGCAGATCACGTACTGGCGCGCCGGGCAGCAGCTCTTCGCTCAGGGCGACGCCCACGACCTCGCCAGCTTTCTCGTCGCCGGCGCCGTCCGCGTCATGTGCCAGGGCCACGGCGACCTCCCCGTCGCCGTCCAGCTCGTCCGCCCCGGCCACTTCTTCGGCCTCGCCTCGCTCTTCGACCCGCCGGGCCCGCGCCTGTTCGGCGCCATCGCCCACGTCGACGCCGTGGTCGCGGTCCTGAGCCAGGACACGCTCCTCAAGATCCTGAGCACGCTCCCGCCCGGCCGTGCCCTCCAGCTCATGGCCTACAGCTGGCGCGTCCTCTCCCGCCTCCTCTACGAGAAGTGCCTCCAGCTCACGATGCCCCTCCAGGAGCGCGTCCTGCACGAGCTCGCCGCTCTGGCCCACGACTTCGGCAGACCACACCCCGACGGCGTCCTCATCGACCTGCCGCTGTCGCAGGCCGACCTGGCGGAGATGGTGGTGGGGTCGCGGGCGAAGGTGAACCGCTGCCTGTCCGCGCTGCGCGCGGCGGGCCAGGTGACGATGGCGGGGCGACGCATCGTCTGCACGCGGCGCTTCCCGGTGCGCCTGGACGGGCGCGTCGTGGTGGGGCGCCGGCGCGGGGCGGAGGGGTGA
- a CDS encoding MoaD/ThiS family protein, with amino-acid sequence MIRVVLPAHLRTLARVDGDVTVAVTGPVTQRTLLDALEAAYPMLRGTIRDRATLRRRPFVRFFACEEDLSHTGIDQPLPAAVAEGREPYLVVGAMAGG; translated from the coding sequence GTGATCCGCGTCGTCCTCCCCGCCCACCTGCGCACGCTGGCGCGCGTCGACGGCGACGTGACGGTCGCGGTGACCGGCCCCGTCACCCAGCGCACGCTGCTGGACGCGCTGGAAGCGGCCTACCCGATGCTGCGGGGAACCATCCGCGACCGGGCGACGCTGCGCCGCCGCCCGTTCGTGCGCTTCTTCGCGTGCGAGGAGGACCTGTCGCACACGGGGATCGACCAGCCGCTGCCGGCGGCGGTGGCGGAGGGCAGGGAGCCGTATCTGGTGGTGGGGGCGATGGCGGGAGGGTGA
- a CDS encoding ferrous iron transporter B, protein MSSAPVIAPEPLRPLRIALVGSPNAGKTTLFNALTGSRARVGNYAGVTVERREARLRDAARDVALLDLPGTYALRGETPDERIVGDVLAGTYPGEARPDAVLVVADATTLRRGLSVVLEVLARPIPAMLVLTMIDEERARGGHLEPERLAARLGIPVVGVVGHRGVGIPTVRRMLQHPEQWTRSTRPPAVATVPERFAWIDAVCAELGVSDLVPDTRTQRIDDVLLHPVGGLLVFAVVMILLFQSVFTWAVPAMDAIDATFTGLGHAVRDALPASWIADLVAEGVLAGVGSVLVFLPQLLILFVLIHLLQDVGYMARAAFVVDRLMGWVGLQGRSFVPLLSCFACAVPGIMATRTIAEPRDRIATILVAPFMTCSARLPVYTLLIAAFVPATTVWGPIGLQGLVMLGLYLLGATTALVSAALLKSTLLRGRPATFYMELPPYRMPTARLLGHQVWQSLWAFIRRAGTIIFAASVVLWVLINYPKAPPDPTRTPAAQAHADIEASAAAHVGRAIEPAIAPLGFDWRIGIGLVASLAAREVMVSTLAQIYAGGNEDYDGLRQALQAERARGAPGAFGAPTAYALLVFFVFALQCTSTVVVMARETGSWRWPALAFSYMLALAWTASFVTYRIASAFA, encoded by the coding sequence ATGAGCAGCGCGCCCGTCATCGCCCCGGAGCCGCTGCGTCCCCTGCGCATCGCGCTCGTCGGCTCGCCGAACGCCGGCAAGACGACGCTGTTCAACGCCCTCACCGGCTCCCGCGCCCGCGTCGGCAACTATGCCGGCGTCACCGTCGAGCGCCGCGAGGCGCGGCTGCGCGACGCCGCGCGCGACGTCGCGCTGCTCGACCTGCCCGGCACGTACGCGCTGCGCGGCGAGACGCCCGACGAGCGCATCGTCGGCGACGTCCTCGCCGGCACCTATCCGGGCGAAGCCCGCCCCGACGCCGTCCTCGTCGTCGCCGACGCGACCACGCTGCGCCGCGGCCTCTCCGTCGTGCTCGAGGTGCTCGCGCGCCCGATCCCGGCGATGCTCGTCCTCACGATGATCGACGAGGAGCGTGCCCGCGGCGGGCATCTCGAGCCCGAGCGGCTCGCCGCGCGGCTCGGCATCCCGGTCGTCGGCGTCGTCGGGCATCGCGGCGTGGGCATTCCCACCGTACGGCGCATGCTCCAGCATCCCGAGCAGTGGACGCGCAGCACGCGGCCGCCGGCCGTCGCCACGGTCCCCGAGCGCTTCGCGTGGATCGACGCCGTGTGCGCCGAGCTCGGCGTCAGCGACCTCGTCCCCGATACGCGCACCCAGCGCATCGACGACGTACTGCTCCACCCCGTCGGCGGCCTCCTCGTCTTCGCCGTCGTCATGATCCTGCTCTTCCAGAGCGTCTTCACGTGGGCGGTGCCGGCGATGGACGCGATCGACGCGACGTTCACGGGCCTGGGACACGCCGTGCGCGACGCCCTGCCGGCGAGCTGGATCGCGGATCTCGTCGCCGAGGGCGTGCTGGCCGGCGTCGGCTCGGTGCTCGTCTTCCTGCCGCAGCTGCTCATCCTGTTCGTGCTGATCCACCTGCTCCAGGACGTGGGCTACATGGCGCGCGCGGCCTTCGTCGTCGACCGCTTGATGGGCTGGGTCGGCCTCCAGGGCCGCAGCTTCGTGCCGCTCCTCTCCTGCTTCGCCTGCGCGGTGCCCGGCATCATGGCGACGCGCACGATCGCCGAGCCGCGCGACCGCATCGCGACGATCCTGGTCGCGCCGTTCATGACCTGCTCGGCGCGCCTCCCCGTCTACACGCTGCTGATCGCGGCGTTCGTCCCGGCGACGACGGTGTGGGGCCCGATCGGGCTCCAGGGGCTCGTGATGCTCGGGCTCTATCTCCTCGGCGCGACCACGGCGCTGGTGTCGGCGGCGCTGCTCAAATCGACGCTCCTGCGCGGGCGGCCGGCGACGTTCTACATGGAGCTGCCGCCGTACCGCATGCCGACGGCGCGGCTGCTCGGCCATCAGGTCTGGCAGAGTCTGTGGGCGTTCATCCGGCGGGCCGGGACCATCATCTTCGCCGCGTCCGTCGTGCTGTGGGTGCTCATCAACTACCCGAAGGCGCCGCCCGACCCGACGCGCACGCCGGCGGCGCAGGCGCACGCCGACATCGAGGCCAGCGCCGCCGCCCACGTCGGCCGCGCGATCGAGCCCGCCATCGCGCCGCTCGGCTTCGATTGGCGCATCGGCATCGGCCTCGTCGCGAGCCTGGCCGCGCGCGAGGTGATGGTCTCGACGCTGGCGCAGATCTACGCCGGCGGCAACGAGGATTACGACGGCCTTCGCCAGGCGCTGCAGGCAGAGCGCGCACGCGGCGCGCCGGGGGCGTTCGGCGCGCCGACGGCGTACGCCCTGCTCGTCTTCTTCGTCTTCGCCCTGCAATGCACGTCGACGGTGGTGGTCATGGCTCGCGAGACCGGCAGCTGGCGCTGGCCCGCGCTGGCCTTCTCCTACATGCTGGCGCTCGCCTGGACGGCGAGCTTCGTCACCTATCGGATCGCGTCGGCCTTCGCCTGA
- a CDS encoding ferrous iron transport protein A yields the protein MTDDPRRCVPLDRLPAGRRARVCAHGHERVPPRLEELGFVPGTVVEVVRRAPLGDPIEVDLRGYRVCIRRADAATLRAATEDAPS from the coding sequence ATGACCGACGATCCCCGGCGCTGCGTGCCTCTCGACCGGCTCCCTGCGGGCCGCCGGGCACGCGTCTGCGCGCACGGCCACGAGCGCGTACCGCCGCGTCTGGAGGAGCTGGGCTTCGTGCCGGGGACCGTGGTCGAGGTCGTGCGCCGGGCGCCGCTCGGGGATCCCATCGAGGTCGATCTGCGCGGCTACCGCGTCTGCATCCGTCGCGCCGACGCCGCCACGCTCCGCGCGGCGACCGAGGACGCCCCGTCATGA
- a CDS encoding radical SAM protein, whose product MADADALLAELNAPVRRSFCVLPWIHRFTNLGGEVQLCCTAEDQPGSHLVTDDGTPIRVGDALGEDAIANCASLRRVRRAMLAGEWPDACARCLAAERAGSPSRRTHENALHAADIPRLLAETTADGVAPVRVTSRDYRFGNLCNLRCRMCHPRASLPLLPEFVAARPGEFSDAELEATRHYAWFRTPGFWDDFRRHCRTLGHLHFAGGEPLVIPEVARALDVCIEEGCASRIVLTFNTNATKLPRAMLERWPHFRGVVLALSLDGVGAVNDYIRHPARWATIERNLRVIDDEHARLNVTAAWVNTTVQVYNLLGLPDLVKYLHAGFRFIHPIPSLAPLTSPEYFDVRILPRALKREATRRLTALRAELAGRGTEAPEQIDGILAHLHGRRASPLRCADFRRVTAAFDRLRGQTLSDVAPELTPLMAPDGLSATAARFVEQGRNRLGRSAAVRHVRALVARSGLPLRS is encoded by the coding sequence ATGGCCGACGCGGACGCGCTCCTCGCCGAGCTGAACGCGCCGGTGCGGCGCTCGTTCTGCGTCCTGCCCTGGATCCATCGCTTCACGAACCTGGGCGGCGAGGTGCAGCTGTGCTGCACCGCCGAGGACCAGCCCGGCAGCCACCTCGTGACCGACGACGGCACGCCGATCCGCGTCGGCGACGCCCTCGGCGAGGACGCGATCGCCAACTGCGCCTCGCTGCGGCGGGTGCGCCGCGCGATGCTCGCCGGCGAGTGGCCCGACGCCTGCGCGCGCTGCCTCGCGGCCGAGCGCGCCGGCAGCCCGAGCCGCCGCACGCACGAGAACGCGCTCCATGCCGCCGACATCCCGCGCCTCCTCGCCGAGACCACGGCCGACGGCGTTGCCCCGGTGCGCGTCACGTCGCGCGACTACCGCTTCGGCAACCTCTGCAACCTGCGTTGCCGGATGTGCCACCCGCGCGCGAGCCTCCCGCTCCTGCCCGAGTTCGTCGCCGCCCGGCCGGGCGAGTTCAGCGACGCCGAGCTGGAGGCGACCCGCCACTACGCGTGGTTTCGTACGCCGGGGTTCTGGGACGACTTCCGCCGCCATTGCCGCACGCTGGGCCACCTGCACTTCGCCGGGGGCGAGCCGCTCGTCATCCCCGAGGTGGCGCGCGCGCTCGACGTCTGCATCGAGGAGGGGTGCGCGTCGCGCATCGTGCTCACGTTCAACACCAACGCGACGAAGCTGCCGCGCGCCATGCTCGAGCGCTGGCCGCACTTCCGCGGCGTGGTACTGGCGCTCAGCCTCGACGGCGTGGGCGCCGTGAACGACTACATCCGGCATCCGGCTCGTTGGGCGACGATCGAGCGCAACCTGCGCGTGATCGACGACGAGCATGCGCGTCTCAACGTCACCGCTGCCTGGGTGAATACCACGGTGCAGGTGTACAACCTGCTGGGGCTCCCCGACCTGGTGAAATATCTCCATGCCGGGTTCCGCTTCATCCATCCGATTCCGTCGTTGGCGCCGCTCACGTCGCCCGAGTACTTCGACGTGCGCATCCTCCCACGCGCCCTGAAGCGCGAGGCCACGCGCCGCCTGACGGCGCTGCGCGCCGAGCTGGCCGGGCGCGGTACGGAGGCTCCCGAGCAGATCGACGGCATCCTCGCCCACCTCCACGGCCGCCGGGCGTCGCCGCTGCGCTGTGCCGACTTCCGCCGCGTCACCGCCGCCTTCGATCGGCTCCGCGGCCAGACCCTGTCCGACGTGGCGCCGGAGCTGACGCCGCTGATGGCGCCCGACGGACTCTCCGCGACCGCAGCCCGTTTCGTCGAGCAGGGGCGCAACCGCCTCGGCCGCAGCGCGGCGGTGCGGCACGTGCGCGCGCTCGTCGCGCGGTCCGGGCTCCCGCTCCGCTCGTGA
- a CDS encoding acyl carrier protein, which translates to MDDVTGRLRALIAAKLEADPAGIREDTDLVTELGADSLAIVELMMAVEEEMGIRVDEEAADRVRTFGDAVALVRSSAAA; encoded by the coding sequence ATGGACGACGTCACCGGGCGGCTGCGGGCCCTCATCGCAGCGAAGCTGGAAGCGGATCCGGCCGGCATCCGCGAGGACACCGACCTCGTGACCGAGCTCGGCGCGGACTCGCTCGCCATCGTCGAGCTGATGATGGCGGTGGAGGAGGAGATGGGCATCCGCGTCGACGAGGAGGCGGCGGACCGCGTGCGCACCTTCGGCGACGCGGTGGCGCTCGTGCGCAGCAGCGCGGCGGCCTGA